acgcacgtatgtagatgtgtatgtatgtatgcataaaGACATATATgagtgtatgcacgtatgtaaAGTTGTAGGAaagatatgtacgtatgtagatgtgtatgtatgtatgtataaagacaTGTATGAATGTATGCACGTATGTAAAGTTGTAGGAaagatatgtacgtatgtagatgtgtatgtatgtatgtaagtacctatgtatgcatgatttagacacgttgagggttaacgttattaatggtgtaccttgagaatgaaaagtaatgcaggtacattattgaagcctcaccaggaaatggatacgcagatgaaaAGCTTAAAGTTTGAAAGAAGACGAAATGTGAAGTGTACGTGAATGAATCTTGTTATTATAATGTGTgctaatgttatgaatgtatgtggcGAGTGCAGGTTGTACGGATAACGGGCGATTATCACAAGGattagagatcgaagaccgagtcacaagatagattgtacgggaataattgAGTATGTACTATTACTAAACAGAACTTATGCTTtatctttgtaaaagatacataataaaacgaactttcaagtatgtcaagacgtttgtaatgaaagaaattttatggcacgaatttccgctgcgactttttgtcaaatGCGAATTAGGGTCTAAcagattagcggttccaatagagttttgtgtaaggcttgttattaggacttgcaaaatttcaaggttttagcatcccccccacacttaaattacacattgtcctcaatgtgtcccaaaaataaatttttgtttgattgaatgtgtaacatggtgttaaaagcaaaaatttatgttactggaagcctggacacggccccgggggatcgggcacgaccccgtgttcaggtgccagtaacgaaaattaaagaaaagaaacagaagcctggacacgggggcgtgtctggtgaacacggcccgtgtccagttacctgaactgggcatttatCTGCAGGgtgctcagcacggggccgtgttggttgggcacggcccgtgctgaacctactgtaacggagaaattgttgacgtgtggccttgttcttgtgcatggggtgATGTGCGGGTGCAAAAACGTCATATTATGTATagtttgtgtcggttttaagcgtTAGAGTGTGTTTATTCATAGTAATTTGTGTACTTATTGGTTGTCGGGTTTTTCAGGCTTAACAGCGCTTAAATGCAGCACAATGATCATACAAGCTGGAAAACGGGTGTTACAAGGCAATACGGAGTGAGAAAGCAGTGATGCTGGAAACCatgctccctcgcgccacgcgagggaggcTATGTGaggtgtcgcgtggcgcgacagataGAAGTCAACGATTGGTCAGAATATGCtccttcgcgccacgcgagggagtgaCGAGATTCTGTAGCGTGGCGCGAAAGTGTTACAGCGTGGAAACTTGTGTTTTTTAACCTAGTTCGAAGAAAACAAGGGAGGAATCATTACGCAGCCGCCAAGGGACGATTGGGAGCACTTTTGGGGGATTACTTTCCATCATCTTCCATCTTCCAAGCAACTTGTTCATGTTCAATCAATTTCTAACAAATCCTGAAGCAACGATGACCATGATGCGCGGCTAATTCTCTTATAACTTCTACTCGGATGAACTTTTACATTGTTTGGCATTAATTCTTGTTTGTGGATTCGTataactggtacagcttgaccactcgtgttggattcttggtaaaggtttattgtgtttgaattatttgtcatttattaagcgtattggcaacttccTTGCGTTGTTAGCGGATTAGTAAATCGGTGGGTAGTTGATACAATtaaacgggttattaggttgcatagtgaatcttaaaaactatccttgataactaatcagattcattaattccgaggccatgtctatgtggtgttttgaatcggtAAACAGGTTTTGATGTTAAACAGGTAATTGGGATTCCGGGTAGAGGTTATTCTTTCTCGTATTGATTACAACTCTCTTAATTAGTTTCTTAGCTTTTACAATTAAATTCATCAGAACCCCAATCTAGTTAAGTTAGTTCTTAGTTAAAAACATGacactgaccacaaattccccgtggatacgataccctacttacgctatctacgtagcttatttaggtttttgattgacccttacgacagtcatcaaaatggcgccgctgccggggaattCGTGCGCTTAGTGTTAGTTTAGTAGTAGTcgtttcttttattgtttttgaaaaaaatcataaaaacccaaaaatatttctttttgtttagtTTTGTCTTGTTCGGTATTACGCTTTGTTTTCTTGTTTACTTGTGTGCAGGTGATCTTTTTGCATGCATACTCGGTTTTCAGGAAGATCTTCTCCGCTCTTGTTTGATCCCGAAATTGAAAAGACCGCACGCCAAAATCTTCTTCTTTGTTCAACTTTGAAAGGAAAAGCAATTCAAGACACCATGAATCCATCAGAAAACCAATCCACCCCACAACAGCAAACACCACAACAAACATCAACTACTGAATTACCACCAATGCCACCGCCTCCATTTACATCTGAACCACAACAACAAACCACACCCATTGcgccatcatcaagcacaaccaCCCAACCAACCTCTGCTCCAACTGGAGAATTTCATTTTATTGGTGGACCACTCTATTCTCTAGAAAGCCGATTACCACCACAGCCCGATCCTTTACGGACCGTGAATCAACCAAATCTAGTGCCACACCCGAACCGGTCGGGTGCTATGTTTGAGCAAGTGGATCATAGGGCAAGAACAGAGACATGGGATGATGGATACGGAGACGAAGAATGGGGGATAAACGATGGGTATATGGGGTATCCAGCTGGGTACCAAAATCAGCCAGTTAATCGCAATCAACCGATGTATCAGCAACAGAGACAGCCACGGGGAGTAGATGCTTATCAGACCCCGCCACAGGTTCATAGGGCACCGGTTGCACCTCGACAAAGACAAAGAGATCCTCGCTTCCCGGATCCAAATATTCGAGGGGTTGAGAGTCACTTCAGGCCGCATATTGCTGAGCATGCATCCCCGATAGTGATGCCAGTAGCACCGGGTAATGTGGAACGTTCGTTTGAAGCAAAACCACATATTCTGAACATGCTACCTACCTTTCACGGGAAAGGTACTGAGGAGCCATATGCACACATAGCAGATTTTGAGGCAGTTTGTGGTATGATTGCTGGACACGTTTTCACGCCAGATCAGGTTAAGTTGGTATTGTTTCAGTTTTCATTAAAGGATGCTGCGAGGGATTGGTTTACATCGTTGCCATATGCTAGCATTTATACATGGCAAGAGCTGCAGCAACAATTTTTGGATGAGTACTATACCCCGCAAAGAACTAAAATGGGGAGATTAGCAATTAGAGAGTTCCAGTAACTACCGGGTGAGCTTCTTTACGAGGCTTGGAAACGGTTCAATCAATTGATCCGTAACTGTCCTCACCACGGTATTCAAAGATGGGAGTTGATTACTGCATTCCACGATGGGATTTCAAATGAGGACAGACGGGATATTAAGGCTATTACTGGAGGTACCTTTTTGAAAAATCATGTGGATGTAGATTGGGATTACTTGGATATTGTTGCAGCAGATTCAAAGAGGCAAGCACAGTCGGATAGGAATAAAAAGTATCCAATTGTGGCACCATCAAGTGTGGGAGCTTCTAATGCAAGGGTTGCTCAGCTAGAGAGAAAAGGAGGCATTGGAACGCCAGTTAGCGAAATTTCGAGGTTTGGGCGAACGGGATGCATTGCATGCGGCGCAAACCTTTCCGGTTTGTGATTCATGTGGAGATTTGGGACATACGTTGGATGCATGCCCGGGTCAGTTTGTAGCGGCTGAGGAGGACGTGAACATGGTTTATGGAGAGCAAAGGAATTATGATATGAATTCAAACACATATCATCCAGGTTTGCGTAATCATCCAAACTTTCGGTACAGTAATACTAATCAATTGAATCCTCATTTTCAGGTACCGAATCAAGGAAGCCAGCCGTATCAGAACCGTCAATCGAATTATAATCAGAATTACCCTCAAGGAAATTACAACAAGGGCAACCAAAGAAGTTATCAGCAACAACAGGAGCAGGGCAAGGCAAATACTTCAAACGAGGAGGTTTCCAATCGGGAGATTATGGAAATGTTGAAGCAAATGAAAAAAGACCAAGAAGTGCAAGCTAAATCTCATCAAGCATTGGAAAAGCAAGTCGCCCAACTGGCGACCGAGATGGCACAAGGGAGAAAAGTTTCGAGTCGATTGCCTAGTGATACCatgaagaatccacagcatcaaGGGAGTTCGTCTAACGCCAGAATTAATCAGGTAAATATTCTTCGTTCTGGGAAAGTTTATGATAATCAGGTTGGGACTCCTCCACAGTTGGTTGAAGGTGTTGTGGAGGAAGTTGATGAGGAAAACGAGTCTGATGCGGAGCCGGGACCTATTAGccctaaaaagaataaaaaagaaaatcTCGAAAATAATAGGGTGATAGATACTGAACCGGGTGACAAAAAGGAGAAGGGTATGGAGGGTAATACCGTACCATTTCCTAAGGCTTTAATTAATCCCGAAACAAAAGTTGTTAATAAACGGGGCCCACAACAGGATGAGATGTGGGAAGTTTTTAAACAGGTGAAAATTAATCTCCCGTTATTAGACGCAATCAAGCAGGTTCCGGCATATGCAAAATATTTGAAAGAGCTTTGCACCCAAAAACGGCACAACAAATTTCCGAAAAAGATAGCTCTGACTGAAAAAGTTAGTGCCGTTTTGTCGGGTGATCTTCCACCAAAGCTCCGAGATCCAGGTGCTCCTCTAATCCCCATTCAAGTTGGTGAATTTAAGATGAGTCGAGCCTTGCTAGATTTGGGAGCAAGTGTTAGCATCTTACCAGGAAGTTTATACGATCAATACGATTTCGGACCATTGAAACAAGCcgacaccaccgtggtgttggcCGACTTGACGTTAAAACTACCCCGGGGGATCTTACGTGATGTCATTGTCAAAGTTGacgagttttattacccggttgactttttGGTTTTAGACTACGTGCAAATTGAAAATACTAAACAACCTAATGTCATACTTGGTAGACCATTTTTAGCAACCGCTAATGCACTAATCGATTGTAGAAATGGTACGGTTGACATCACGTTTGGAAATCGTAAGGTCCGATTAAATGCGTTTGCCTGTGCATCTGATTCTCTAGTCAATGATGAATGCTTCATGGCGGACATTATTGACGGGTGTTATCCTCACGAAAGTGGGGAATGCACTATAGAGACGTGTTTTGTTTGTGACAGGGATTTGGCAGAAATAGAGGTGGAATTGGAATACGCGGAAGAAGAGTTGGAGGTGATGGCTGTTAAGGAATTGAAGCCGACTTGGACACATCAAGTCGAGAATTTACCGGATCATATTGACACTCAATTGAAGCCATCACTTGAGTCACCTCCACAAGTCGAGTTGAAGATATTACCAAAGCATTTGAAGTATGCTTTTGTGGGCGACAACAACACCCTACTCGTAATTATCGCTTCCAATTTATCACCTGAACAAGAAAAAGCTTTAATGGAAGTGTTAATAGCCAACCGTGCTGCAATTGGGTGGACAATCGCTGATCTCAAGGggattagtccatccattgttaTGCATAAGATCATCACTGAGGAAGGAGCAAAACCGGCTTGAGATGCTCAACGAAGATTGAACCCAAACATGCGGGAAATTGTGAAAAAGGAAGTCTTAAAGTGGCTGGATGTAGGGATCATCTATCCCATATCGAACAGTACTTGGGTGAGTCCGACACAGACGGTGCCTAAAAAGGCGGGCATCCAGATTGTTACAGGTGAAGACGGTAAGGAAGTGgccacccggccggtaaccgggtggagAATTTCCATAGATTATAGAAAGTTGAATGCTGCAACTTCAAAGGATCACTTCCCACTTCCTTTTATTGATCAGATTGTGGAAAAGCTCGCAGGTCAGAAATTTTACTGTTTTCTTGATGGTTATTCAGGTTATAATCAGATTGCTATTCATCCTGATGATCAACAAAAGACTACGTTTACCTGTCCTTACGGTACTTTTGcgtttaggcgaatgccgtttggactGTGTAATGCCCcggccaccttccaaaggtgtatgatgagtatcttttcagatatggttggggagtctttggaaatttttatggatgatttttcaatcttTGGCACATCTTTTGAGGCCTGTTTGGAACAATTATCACGAGtgctaaaaagatgtgttgaaacaaaCCTGGtattaagttgggaaaagagccattttatggttcaggAAGGCATCGTGTTGGGACACGTTGTCTCGAGTAAGGGGATTGAAGTGGACCACGCCAAAATTCAAGTAATTTCAACCTTACCACCACCCACAAGTGTCAAAGGCGTCCGTTCCTTTCTTGGACACGCCGGTttttacagacggttcattaaaaACTTTTCAGTTATCACTAAACCGTTGTGTAATCTTTTgttaaaagatgtcccatttgtTTTTGACAAGCATTGTAAAAGATCATTTGAGACACTAAAACAAAAGTTAGTTGAAGCACCCATCCTACAATCCCCTGATTGGTCACTTCCCTTTGAAATAATGTGCGATGCTAGTGACTATGCAGTAGGTGCAGTTTTGGGACAGAGAATTGATAAGAAACCGGTGGcaatctattatgcgagcaagactCTCGCGGATGCTCAGTTGAATTACACAACCACGGAAAAGGAGCTGCTTGCTGTTGTCTATGCTTTAGACAAGTTTAGACCTTATATTTGTGGTAGTAAAGTAATTGTGTTTTCTGATCACTCTGCAATTAGGTATCttatggagaaaaaggacgcAAAGCCAAGGCTTATCAGATGGATCCTTTTATTGCAAGAATTCGATTTGGAGATACGAGATAAGAAGGGAAGCGAAAACGTGGTGGCAGACCATCTGTCACGAGTGGTGAATGAGATTGAAGGACCTGAACATGACAttctggaaacttttccagatgAGCATTTACTTACTATTGATACTTAACCATGGTTTGCTAACTTTGCTAATTATGCTCATTCAGGTATCATTCCGGACCATTGGTCGAGATCTAGGAAGGCGCACTTTCTTTCACAAGCAAAGCAGTATATATGGGATGAGCCGGATCTGTTTAAAGTTGGAGCTGACCAGATTATCCGGAAGTGTGTTGAGGATGAAGAAATTCCATCAGTTCTGTCATTGGTGCACGAGTCCGCATGTGGTGGACATTTCAGTGGACAGAAAACGGCACGAAAAGTGCTATCGTGTGGGCTATATTGGCCTACGGTGTTTAGGGATTCATTTGAATACGCTAAGAATTGTATACGATGTCAACAAATGGGTAGCATTTCGAAacgggatgagatgcccatgcagcCGATCCTTGTTGTCGATATTTTCGACGTATGGGGAATTGACTTTATGGGCCCATTCCCGAATTCGTTTGGAAATCTTTACATCTTGGTGGCAGTGGATTATGTGTCCAAATGGGTTGAGGCCATTGCCACCAAAACCAATGACCATAAGGTTGTTTGCAAATTCGTTCAATCAAACAGTTTTTCGAGATTTGGTGTCCCTCGTGTGATCATAAGTGATGGGGGGTctcatttcaaaaatttcaactTTGGCAAACTCCTTAAGAGATATGGTGTTGATCATCGAATTGCCACTccgtatcatcctcaaacgagtggacaagtcgaagtttCTAATCGACAAATTAAAGAAATTTTACAAAAAACTGTGCGAGCCGACCGCAAGGATTGGTCCAATAAATTGGACGATGCTTTGTGGGCGTATCGTACAGCGTACAAAACACCGATTGGAACAACACCGTATCGATTGGTCTATGGAAAAGGATGTCACTTACCGGTAGAAATTGCACATCGTGCATTTTGGGCAGTTAAACAGATTAACATTGATTATGATACTGCAGGTAAGGAGAGACAATTGACATTGGGTGAACTGGAAGAGATAAGGAATGAAGCGTACGACTGTGCTGCTGCATACAAGGATAAGATGAAGAAAGTGCACGACGCGAAGATCAAGCCGAAAGTGTTTGAAGTTGGCCAGCTTGTTTGGTTATACAATTCCAGGTTGAAACTGTTCCCTGGAAAGCTGAAGAGTAAGTGGACAGGGCCTTATCGTGTGACGAAGGTCGGAAAACACGGTGATTTTGAGATTGAGGACTTTGATGATCATATCCGCCAGATGGTGAACGGCCATAGACTGAAGCCGTACTTCAATGCTCGAGAAATGAACGGTCCTGGGAAGAACGTGGAGGTGCTATACTTGAGCACAGTCCGCGAGTATGTTGAGTAATCGCACAGGTACGATCTGGCTGAAGatctaaaacttagcgctcttAGGAGGCAGCCTTAGGCTCATTTGTAATTATTTTTCTTGCTTTCGTAGTTAGTTAGACTATTTTTAGTGAGTTTTCGAGTATAACCGTGCCGTTAATCAAGTGTGGGGACGCTCGGGTGGTTTGGTTAAGCTCCAGTGCAGTTGAGGGCAACGCACACTCGTTTGGGGGGTAGGGCAAGGTGATTTGCAAAGAGATTTTATGATCACATAAAAATTACGGCCGGAAAATCAGTTTTGGGAGCATTTTTGCACAATTTTCGGTTGTTTTCGGTATGTTTTCGGAGTATTTCAGGATATGAGATGATTTGGAAAAAGAAAACTATCAGAAAAGGAGCCCCAGGTACGTTTCTATTGCTAAATCTTCATAAAAATTCGTTTGGGGGTGAAGGAAAGGAAAAcaagaaaaattagaaaaattttCTAAGGCATGGAAGCCATAAAAAAGAGTAAACTCACTGGAAACCATTTTTCTTCACGCCACGCGAGAGAAGAACAGCTCCTGGCGCGCCACGCGACGGTCCGCACTTCCGGCCCCAATTTTCTTAACCTAAAAATTAGTCATCTTCTCATAAAACCCTTATCTCGTTTCACCGTTTCCTCTCACCTTTCCCCCCTTTAACTTCCGGGTACCCTTTTCACTCTTGGAGCCGGCCGACTACCATACCCAaattccatcatcatcatcatcatcacccaTCCCCCTAACCCTTTCATCACCACCTCCGATTAAACCTCACCCACCAGGCCGACCACCAAGCGACACCCCCTCGTGCGATTCTCACCTGTATTCACTTCCGATCACCGCGAGCCTCAAAATTTCTTCTAATTTCCGGTTCAAATCGCGAAGCCAGGTATGAAGTTTTGATTTTTAGTGTTATATGCAACGTTTGCATCATGTGTGATTGAAATCTTTGAGATTATGTGATGAAGATTATGTGAAAAAGGTAAGGTTGAACACATAGATAGGTCATTAACTTTGATTTAAGGCTGCAGATTATGAGAGTTATTGGGTCTGCTGTGATGTTGTTGAAATTGCTAGGAAGTTCGTGTTGAGTTGATAGATACAGTGATTTGGTCTGATTATGAAATTGTGATAAAGGGAAGTAGGATGTGTGTTTGCTGGTAGTGTCGGGATGAGCAGAGTTAGGAGGTAGAGAGTTAAGTTGAGTGCTCGATAGTACTCAGATATTGCCGCTTAGTGTATTAGGACTACCATAAATTGCGAAGGGTTGTGTATGATATAAAGAAGCGAGTTTAGAAGGTGAGTCATATGTGTTTAGCGAGTATTCGACAAAGTGTTTAAGATAGGAATGAGATATGGAGCGATATTTGGCGTATAGGCATTGGTTTGGGAAGTAAATTGTGTAGGAAAGGTAATTAAGGCGGTGCTCTATTTGGTGCATGTTTAGTAAGTGCTAATATCAGTGAGTGGATAGGGCGATGAGTAGTGTCGAGGCAAGTAAGTGAGCGCGGAGTCAGGCTAGGTGGTTTCGTTGGGGGCATAGCGTGTATACATGTATATTAATGTATATGAAAAAAAAGCTGAAAAGTTATAAAAAGTGTTCTACACTGTTCAAAACACTAGTTATGAATTGTAATTCGAGTCAATTGGTCGATTCGTTTGTCCTCAAACTCCATACGAACGAATTGACCAATTTACATGATACTCTGACTCGCATCATAATGTCATCACTATTGTTTGTTATTGACTTCGtaaccgcgaatgaaatgctatacggttacGAATGTCACCGGCATTAGACTAACTTAAATCTTTGCATACTTTCAGGATGTCGGACGAAGGTGCATCAAGCGCAGGAGGAAAACGCAAGCGCAAAGCAACGAAAAAGAATCAACCGGTCCAATATAGGATGCCTGAGGAGCGTCCGGAACCCAATGCCATGGCAGTGCCTCTTGATCAGCGGGAGTTGCGCAATCACACACTGTTACAGTTTATGTTGGGCACCGAAGAATATGAGAGATGCAAAAAGTTTTTGGAAATGGAGTTATTTCAGCACAGGACCGTGAATTGGGGAATGATTGATGCTATGGATCAGCGGGAGAGATTGGAAGGGTTGTTAGGACGTAGATGGTTAGAGGCGATACGGTGCGCAGAGCCACAGTATGCAGAACTCACTGTTGAGTTTCATTCTACTTTTAAGTACTCGCCTGAGTGGTTCATGCAACCATATACAGTTAAGTTTATGTTGGGGCGTCAACCGTTTAGAATGAGTGTTCCCCAGTTCGCGGAGGCGATTGGGTTGTACACCAGGGAGGAGTCAAGCGTAGTGGATTTTAGGAGGTCGTTACGAGGAGTTACAGTTAATCGAGAGGATTATCATGTGACGGAAGCAGAGTTATCTGAGTTTTGGCTGACGATAGCGGACTCAGAATGGTCGACACGTGCGGTGGCATCCTCAATTCGGGACCCGTTTGTCTGATATATTCATAGGATCATCGCATGCACGGTCATGGGTAGGAAGGGTGGAGAAGATAAGGTGAGTCAGAATGATCTGTTCTGTTTGTATTGCATTATGAATAGGAAAGAAGTGAATTTGGCGACAGTGATGTTGGCATCATTTGCACGGGGTCGTCGAAAGGGTGGTCAAGCCAGGTTGCCATTGGGTACTTATGTGACTAGGTTGGCAAGGCATTTGGGGGTTACTGATATATATGAGGAGCGTTTGTTGACTCCTGGTCCAGTTACAGTTGAGTTTGGGATTGAAGAGCTGCGTCGAGCGCAGATGATTTGTTTGGACGAGCCGCTTCGTTGGGAGGCGGTAAAGCAGGGTCCTCCTCACAGACAGAGAGTGCGTCTGCAGTCCGAGCGTCCTCCATCTGCGCATCCTCGTGCGCAACGTCAGGTACGTGCGCCTGCATCAGCACCAGTGACACTGGAGTCGTTGAGGGATATGTTGCTGGTTCAAAATGACGTCTTGAGATACATTATGGAGCGTCAGCACACTACAAAAAAAGTGACCAGTTGGGACTAAGTTATCTGAGACTGATATTTTAGTCTCAAATACCTCGTATCTGGGACTAATATTCAGTTGCTGATAGCATTGGGGACTAATTTTTACACAACATATTTTAGCGATTAATATTCAGTCGCCGATATTTAGGTACCTTATTTGAGACTAAATTTCAGTCGCTAATATATGTGCGCAATATATAATTTTGGAGGGATACTAATTGGCTACTGAATATCAGTCTCAAATATATTTCCTCTATAATGAAATATGGTGCAAATGTATTTGAGACTATTCTTCAGTCTCTAATATAAAAGAAATGTATTTGGGACTAAAAATATTTAGTCTTGAATGCCTTTTGATATAGGAAATGGTCACTGACTAATTTTCACTCTCCAATTATGTTAATATAAAATTCTACCATTTGACGAGAAGTATCATGGACTAAAAATCAGCCTTGAAGATCTTTGTCTTGTAATATTATTTGGGACTCGTATTTATTATCCGGTGCATTATACATATGAAATTACTAGAGACTAATATTGAGTCTCCAATCATCGATATATGTTTAAccattttaagaaaatatattataGACTCAAGATTAGTCCTCACAATACTTGAAACAAACCATATCGGGTATTGAGATTAGAGACTTATATTCAGTCTCTTATATGTTATATTGTCAATTCAGACATTATTAACGAACAATAAGAGGCTGAAAATCAATTTCTAAGATTAAAAGAGGTTAAACTAACATAAGACTATTTATGAAATCTATCGATCGTTAGTAATTGTCGAAACAAGGAAATACAATAATAAATTTTATATGCGTTATAAGTTTAACATAATACATAATATGTCT
The Helianthus annuus cultivar XRQ/B chromosome 6, HanXRQr2.0-SUNRISE, whole genome shotgun sequence genome window above contains:
- the LOC110944740 gene encoding uncharacterized protein LOC110944740, which produces MVYGEQRNYDMNSNTYHPGLRNHPNFRYSNTNQLNPHFQVPNQGSQPYQNRQSNYNQNYPQGNYNKGNQRSYQQQQEQGKANTSNEEVSNREIMEMLKQMKKDQEVQAKSHQALEKQVAQLATEMAQGRKVSSRLPSDTMKNPQHQGSSSNARINQVNILRSGKVYDNQVGTPPQLVEGVVEEVDEENESDAEPGPISPKKNKKENLENNRVIDTEPGDKKEKGMEGNTVPFPKALINPETKVVNKRGPQQDEMWEVFKQVKINLPLLDAIKQVPAYAKYLKELCTQKRHNKFPKKIALTEKVSAVLSGDLPPKLRDPGAPLIPIQVGEFKMSRALLDLGASVSILPGSLYDQYDFGPLKQADTTVVLADLTLKLPRGILRDVIVKVDEFYYPVDFLVLDYVQIENTKQPNVILGRPFLATANALIDCRNGTVDITFGNRKVRLNAFACASDSLVNDECFMADIIDGCYPHESGECTIETCFVCDRDLAEIEVELEYAEEELEVMAVKELKPTWTHQVENLPDHIDTQLKPSLESPPQVELKILPKHLKYAFVGDNNTLLVIIASNLSPEQEKALMEVLIANRAAIGWTIADLKGISPSIVMHKIITEEGAKPA